The Lichenihabitans psoromatis genomic interval CAGGCCAATGCACAGATCGCGCGTGACTCGGCATCGCTCGACTATCAAAAGTCGAATTTTCATCGCGGTGACGAATTGTCGAAGAGCGGTTGGTTGGCGAAGGATAGCTATGATCAGCGTGCCAGCACCATGCGGCAGGCAGAAGCGTCGCTGCTCGCCGATAATGCGAGCGTGAGGGCGGCGCAGCTCAATCTCGACTACACGTCGATCCGCGCGCCGTTCCCCGGGCGGCTCGGCCGCAATCAGGCGCCGGTCGGCACCTTGGTCAGCACCGGCGGCACCGTGCTGAATACCCTCGTGCAGCTCGACCCGATCTATGTGGCGTTCAATCCGGGTGAGACGGATCTTGCCGCCATCCAGAAAGCCAAGCAGACGGGGCCGGTCACAGTCGATATTTCAGTTCCGGGCGAGACGACCGCGAGCCACAAGGGCGAACTCTCCTTCGTGGATAATACGGTCGATCGGTCGACCGGCACCGTGACGGCGCGAGCCACCATCGACAACAAGGATCTGAGCCTGCTGCCGGGCCAATATGTGCGCGTGCGCGTTCACGTTCGCGATCAGCCCGACGCGCTGATGGTGCCGCAGATCGCCATCGGGTCGAGCCAACTCGGCAAATATGTGATGGTGGTCGGTGCCGGCGAAACGGTCGAACAGCATCTTGTGACGCTCGGCCCGACATCGGGCGATCTCGTCGCGCTGCTCACTGGCGTTGCCGAGAATGACCGGGTCATCGTCGGCAACCTGCAGAAAATCGGCCCCGGCATGCCGGTGAAAGCCCTGCCGGAGCAGCCCGCGGCCGCTCCGCCCCCCTGATCGAGGCGTCCCTTTAGCCGGTGTTGCGGAGACCTGCCGCAACACCGTTGATCGAGATCAGGATGCCGCGCTGCACTTTCTCGTCGGTCTGGCCCGCCCGCCAGCGGCGGATCAGATCGATCTGAAGATGATTGAGCGGCGTGATGTAGGGGAAGCGATGATTGATCGAGCGCGCGAGGGTCGGGTTCTCGGCCAGCCGCTCGGAATGCCCCGTGATAGCGTGCAGCATCTCGATCGTGCGGGTCCATTCCGCCTCGATGTCCGTGAAGATGCGTCCCGCAAGCGCCTGGTCGGTCACTAATTCGGCATAGCGCCGCGCGACGGACGCATCGGCCTTGGCCAGAACCATGTCCATGTTGGACAGGATGGTGCGGAAGAAGGGCCATTCGGCATTCATCCGGCGCAGCAGATCGAGCCGGTTCTCCCGATCCTCCGCCACGAAGCTTTCGACCGCCGAGCCGAAGCCGAACCAGCCCGGCAGCGTGACGCGGCTCTGTCCCCAGGAGAAGCTCCAGGGGATGGCGCGCAGATCTTCGATCTTGCGGGTCGAGCGGCGCGAGGCCGGCCGCGAGCCGATGTTCAGATCGGCGATTTCGGCGATCGGTGTCGCGGCGAAGAAGTAGTCCGTGAAACCGGGCGTGTCGTAGACCAGCGTGCGATAGGCCGCCATGCTGGCGGTCGATAGGCTTGCGGCGGCATCGAGAAAGGCCGGGTCGGGTTGCTGCTTGCTCGACAGCAAAGTCGCCTCGAGGCTGGCCGACATCAGCAATTCGAGATTGCGCCGCCCGATTTCGGGATTCGCATATTTGCTGGAGATGATCTCGCCCTGTTCGGTCAGGCGGATCTGTCCGTTCACCGTGCCGGGTGGTTGCGCCAGAATGGCCTGGTAGCTCGGGCCGCCACCGCGACCTACCGTGCCGCCTCGTCCGTGAAACAGTCGCAGTGTGATGCCGGGGCGTTCGGCAAACATCTTGGCCAGTGCGGTCGATGATCGATACAGCTCCCAGGTGCTCGTGAAGAAGCCGCCGTCCTTGTTGCTGTCCGAATAGCCCAGCATGATGTCTTGCTGGCCGCCGGATCGCAGGACCAGCGCTTCGATGCCGGGCAGGGCGTAAAAGGCCCGCATGATCGGCTCGGCGTTGCGAAGGTCGGCGATCGTCTCGAACAACGGGCTGACGATCAGGTCTGCGACAGCCGCGCTGCCCGGGCCGACGGTGCCGTGCAGAAGTCCGAGTTCCTTCTGTAACAGCAGCACTTCCAAAAGATCGCTGACGGTTTCGGTGTGACTGATGATGTAGTGGCGGATCGCCTCGGGGCCGAACAGGGCACGCATGCGACGCGCGCCGTCGAACACGGCGAGTTCGCTCGTGGTGCGCTCCGAATAGGCAAGATAGGGAAGGCGAAGCGGCCGCCCCTCGCCAAGCAGGCGCAGCAGCAGCGCCTGTTTGGCGTCCTCGTCGAGCGCGGGATAGTCGGCCTCGACGCCCGACTGCGCCAGAAGTTCGGCCAGCGTCTCCTCGTGGCGGTCGGAGCTTTGGCGAAGATCGACCGTAGCGAGGTGGAAGCCGAAGACCTCGACGGCGCGGATCAGCGGCTCGAGACGGAAATCCACCATGTCGCCGCCATGTCGGTCACGCAGCGAGGTCGCGATGATCCGGAGGTCGTGCAGGAGGGCTGCGCTATCGGGGTAAGGTTGGCCCTGTAGGAGGGCCTGCACCGGGGCTTGCGTGCCGGTCAGCAACCGCAACGTTGCGGCAAGCCGGGCATAGATCCCGATCGAGGCCTGCCGGTAGGGCTCATCCTCCCGTTGCGGGCTGACGTCGCCCGATTGCCGCGCCAACTCTTCCAACTCGGGGCTGCATCCGACCAGAATGCGCGACATGGAGAGTTCCGCGCCGAGGTGTTGTACCTCGTCGAGATAGAAGGTGAGAGCCGTCTCGCTCTGTCGCTTGAGCGCGAATTCGAGTGTCGTCACGTCGACGTTCGGATTGCCGTCGCGATCGCCACCGATCCAATTGCCCATGCGGAAGAAGGGGGCCGAGCGCCGGCCGAGCATGTGGTCGAGGTCGCCATAGAGCCGTGGGATCGCGCGGAGGAACGTCGTGCGATAATAGCTGAGCGCATTCTCGATCTCGTCCCGCACCGTCAGGGTGCGAAAGCGCAGCAATCGGGTCTGCCACATCTGGGTGATGCGGGTCCGGAGCAGCGCCGTGTTAAGAGCGATGTCGCGTGACCCCCGCAATGTGTCGCGCGCTGCCAGCAGCTCGGCGATCGCAAGTTCGGCATCGAGCAGGCTTTTCCGCTGCACCTGCGTCGGGTGGGCGGTGAGAACTGGCGATACCCAGGCATGGCTCAGGCTTTCGGCGATCCGATCGGGGTCGATTCCAGCCTCGGCCAAACGCTCGAAGGCCCGTGCCAGTGTGCCGTCTTGCGGCTTCGATTCATGCTGCAGGTCGTAGATGGCCCGCCGCCGAACGTGGTGGCGATCCTCTGCGATATTGGTCAAATGGGAAAAATAACTGAACGCGCGGGCGACCGAAACGGCCTGCGAGGGGGTCAGCCCCCTCAAGAGCAGTTCGAGGTCGTGCCCGGCCGCCGTGTCGGCGTTGCGGCGGTAGGCGACGCTGAGACGGCGGATACGTTCGACCAGGTCAAAATCCGCAACGCCTTCCTGCTCGCGGATGATGTCCCCCAGCAAGGCGCCGAGCAGACGGATATCTTCGATCAGCGGCTGATCCTTGGCGAGCGCCGCATCGTCGGCCAGAGCGGGTGTGGAGGTTGATGCTTGCATAGCTCACCGGCTGTCGTTGCGGCTGGCGCCGGCGCTCGGCACCAGGAGCGCGAACGCTCGTCATCCGTCAGCTTTTGCAAAATCCGGGCCTTGGAACAAGCAGCGTTTGTGCGCTGCCGCAAAGGCCGGTGCAAAACGATGCTGGCTCAGCTTGCATTGTCGGCGGGAGGGCGTCGGTCCTGCAGCATCGGCTCTTGGGTGGGCGCCTCGTAGCCGATGCGGCCGTGCACCAGATCGTGGATGAAACCAAGCTTGTCGACGACCGTCGGTGACAGCACGAAGGGGTAGAAGTCGGCTTGGCCCATGCTCCGATTGAGGCTGTTGACCGCGAAGGTGAGCGGGAGCCACGCATCGATCAAAGCATTCACGGTTTTGGCGAATTGCGGTTCGAAGTCGATGTCGGTCGACAATTGCTCAGCATGGGTGAGGTGCCGCGGATGCACGACGATGCCGAACTCGCTGGCGGTTTCCAGCGTGTCGACGATATGCAGGTAATGCGCGAAGGTCTCGGCGAAGTCCTCCCAAGGATGGCTCGTCGCATAGGCGCTGACGTAGCGCTGCCGCCAATCGGTCGGTGCTCCATCTTTGTAGTGACGCTTCAACGCCTCGCCGTAGTCGGGGCTTTCGTCGCCGAAAACGATGCTGAACGCATGATGCGCGGGGGCGTCGCGCACCAGCCGATCCCAATACCAATGCCCGATCTCATGGCGAAAATGGCCGAGCAGGGTGCGATACGGCTCATGCATCGTATTCCGGCGACGCTCGCGCTCGGCATCGTCGGCTTCGGCGATGTTGATCGTGATCATGCCGTCGGTATGGCCGGTGAAGATCTTCTTATTGGCATCCGTGTCTTCGAGGAAGTTGAAGCCGAGTCCCTCCTTCGGATCCTCGACGCGCGTGACGAGCGGAAGGTTGAGCTCCATCAGCGTGTAGAAGAGACGGTGCTTGGCAAGCTCCATCAGCCGCCAATGTTTGAGGTTCTGGCCGAGCGCGAGATCGGGAATGAGGTGATTGTGCCGGCAGGCGGCGCAAAAACGCTCCGTCGCGTCAGCGTGGATGAGCCAGTTACAGGCTTTTTGCTCGGCGTTTTCGCAGAAGCGGAATTGTCGGTTCGGTTGGCCGCCGATGTGCCAGAGGGGCGCTTCATTGGCCGATTGCTCGAGCGCCGCCAGCCATTGCTCGCTCGCGATATAGCCAAGCCGGTGATGACAGCGTTCGCAACGCGTATTCTCGAAGTAGAGCGCCTGGCCGCACATCTGACATTCGAAAAGTTTCAAGCGCGCGCTCGTTGCTGTGCCGCTTCGTTGATCTCGCAACAGACGAGACCATCGGCATATCGGACCGTTGCACAACATGAAGCGAACGCATCGGTCAACGGATTGATCCGTCCGCAACTCACCCCTGCATGTCGCGTCCGGCCGCAAGATCGGCATAATAGGCGGAAAGGCGCTCGAACCAGAGATGCCGCGCCTCGAGATGCGCCATGCCTGGTACCCGCTCCGGCAGTCGCAGCGTCTCGATAAGCGACATGATCTCTTGCCGCGCCGCCAACTGCGAGCCGGTGAGGACGCCTGTCTTCGTCGCGGCCTCGATCGGATCGAGCGCCGTCAGGCCGATCGGAAATAATTCCCGGAAAATGACGCGGTCGTGCAGACCCTCGGCGGTGCGGAACAGAAGTTCCGGCGCGAGCTTGCCGAGGCTGATGGCGATCTGGCGGGCATTGTTCGATTGCAACGAGGCGATGCGATTCCGAACCAGGACCCAATCGATCAGGCCCGCATCGGCTTGTCGGCGCTTCCGCCGCGCGTCGAGCACGAGGTCGGCATAATGGGCGATCATACCGCGTCGCGCCCGATCGTGATGCACGCGGGAGAAGACGTCGATGTCGATGTAGCTGTCGTTCATCGGCGACACGAGCGTGTCGGCGAGCGAATGGGCGAGCCGCATCAGGTAGCTGTCGCTCGCCGGCGTATCGACCACGACGAATTCGTAATCATGCTCGATTTGAGTGATGGCGTCCGCGAAGCCGGCAAATTCGCGTGTCTCGTTCTCGATCACGTCGGCCGTCGTGGCGCGGTCGAGCGCATGATGAAACGGCATCTCGATGTCGCGGCCCCCGGCGCTGGCCCACGATTGCCGGTTTTCCAAAAATCGGGTCAGCGTGCGCTGACGTGTGTCGAGATCGATCGAGGCCACGCGATAGCCGGCCTTCAGCAATGCGATCGTCAGATGGATCGACAGAGTCGATTTACCCGTGCCGCCTTTTTCATTGGCCACGACGATAACATGGGCGCTGCGTAAATCGGGGTGGTCGTCATCGATCGCCATACTGGTCCGAATCTTCTTACTCACCCCACCTGCATTGTGGCGAGATCATCCTCCCCTGCCTAGCAGGCGAAAAGGCGCGGCCGTCATGTCCAAAAGTTGTGAGCCGGCCATTGTGCCGTCATGATCATGCGTCAGCCGCTGGTTTTCCATAGAGCCAGTCGTATCGATCCAGCATGCGTCGTTGCCCCATGGACCGCATCGCGAGATCACGCGCCATCCCGGCGACGGCCCCGAAATGGTAGACGGACCCTTGCCGCCGCGACTCGCGCTGCACGCGATCGGCCTTGGCGTGGCGCAGCCGCTCGTAGGCCGCAAAGGTCGCAGGGGTATCCGACGGATGGCGGGCGGCTGCCAGCCCGAGGGCCCATCCATCCTCGATCGCGCCGGCAGCACCCTGCGCCAGAAACGGAAGTGCCGGATGCGCAGCATCGCCCACCAATGTGATCGGTCCGGTCGACCAGCGAGCAAGGGGAGGTCGGTCGAATAACGGCCAGATCCGCCAGTCCGGAGCCGCCTCGATCAGGTCGCGAGCCTCACGGCTCCAAGCCGCAAAAGGTTTCTTCAGCCGAGCGGAGTCGCCGCGCACCGTCCAAAGACTCGGCGCGGCCTCCGATCCCTCCCACCTGTCGGCGACGATCGCCACCACATTGATGAGCGCGCCGCCGCGCACGGGATAATGAACGAGATGGGCGTCGGAGCCGAGCCACAGGTTGGTGGCCGACGCACGAGCGAAGGCCGGCGCCTCTGCGGCGGGCACCAACGTCCGCCAGGCGATCCGTCCAGCATAGGTCCGATCATCGCCCCGGTCTGCTGCGAGCCTCGATCGGATCGAGGATCGTAGGCCGTCGGCGCCGATCAAGCCATCCGACGCTATGGATCGATTGTGCCCCTCGCTCGACAGGTTTGCGATGACGGTCCCACCATCGACCGCGAATGATGTTACGGACTGACCCGTTTCGATTGTGATCGACGGATGCGCCCAAACGGCTTCCAGCAGAGCAGCCTGGAGATCGGCCCGATGAATGACCAGGAGCGGGGCGCCATACCGCGCTTCCGCTGCGGCGCCGAATGGAAGATCGACGATGGTCGCGCCATCCCGCCCGCGCCTGATCCGCAGCCGGTCGGGCCGGACCGCGGTCTCTCGCAAGCGCTCCAACAGGCCGAGGTCGGCCATCACGCGCGTCGCGTTAGGGGGGAGTTGCAAACCCGCACCCGCTTCATGCAACTCGGGCGCCCGGTCGAAGACGGAGATCTTCGTGCCG includes:
- a CDS encoding efflux RND transporter periplasmic adaptor subunit gives rise to the protein MRKRSLLIGTALALVAAAAVYGYGEVERGHWWPRPAVASAQGAPPQAMPVPVTKVVKKTIPIVLDYSARTESIRAITLQAKVSAYVLEQAVPDGSDVKTGDLLYRLDPRDFQVALDQANAQIARDSASLDYQKSNFHRGDELSKSGWLAKDSYDQRASTMRQAEASLLADNASVRAAQLNLDYTSIRAPFPGRLGRNQAPVGTLVSTGGTVLNTLVQLDPIYVAFNPGETDLAAIQKAKQTGPVTVDISVPGETTASHKGELSFVDNTVDRSTGTVTARATIDNKDLSLLPGQYVRVRVHVRDQPDALMVPQIAIGSSQLGKYVMVVGAGETVEQHLVTLGPTSGDLVALLTGVAENDRVIVGNLQKIGPGMPVKALPEQPAAAPPP
- the ppc gene encoding phosphoenolpyruvate carboxylase: MQASTSTPALADDAALAKDQPLIEDIRLLGALLGDIIREQEGVADFDLVERIRRLSVAYRRNADTAAGHDLELLLRGLTPSQAVSVARAFSYFSHLTNIAEDRHHVRRRAIYDLQHESKPQDGTLARAFERLAEAGIDPDRIAESLSHAWVSPVLTAHPTQVQRKSLLDAELAIAELLAARDTLRGSRDIALNTALLRTRITQMWQTRLLRFRTLTVRDEIENALSYYRTTFLRAIPRLYGDLDHMLGRRSAPFFRMGNWIGGDRDGNPNVDVTTLEFALKRQSETALTFYLDEVQHLGAELSMSRILVGCSPELEELARQSGDVSPQREDEPYRQASIGIYARLAATLRLLTGTQAPVQALLQGQPYPDSAALLHDLRIIATSLRDRHGGDMVDFRLEPLIRAVEVFGFHLATVDLRQSSDRHEETLAELLAQSGVEADYPALDEDAKQALLLRLLGEGRPLRLPYLAYSERTTSELAVFDGARRMRALFGPEAIRHYIISHTETVSDLLEVLLLQKELGLLHGTVGPGSAAVADLIVSPLFETIADLRNAEPIMRAFYALPGIEALVLRSGGQQDIMLGYSDSNKDGGFFTSTWELYRSSTALAKMFAERPGITLRLFHGRGGTVGRGGGPSYQAILAQPPGTVNGQIRLTEQGEIISSKYANPEIGRRNLELLMSASLEATLLSSKQQPDPAFLDAAASLSTASMAAYRTLVYDTPGFTDYFFAATPIAEIADLNIGSRPASRRSTRKIEDLRAIPWSFSWGQSRVTLPGWFGFGSAVESFVAEDRENRLDLLRRMNAEWPFFRTILSNMDMVLAKADASVARRYAELVTDQALAGRIFTDIEAEWTRTIEMLHAITGHSERLAENPTLARSINHRFPYITPLNHLQIDLIRRWRAGQTDEKVQRGILISINGVAAGLRNTG
- a CDS encoding zinc-binding metallopeptidase family protein — its product is MKLFECQMCGQALYFENTRCERCHHRLGYIASEQWLAALEQSANEAPLWHIGGQPNRQFRFCENAEQKACNWLIHADATERFCAACRHNHLIPDLALGQNLKHWRLMELAKHRLFYTLMELNLPLVTRVEDPKEGLGFNFLEDTDANKKIFTGHTDGMITINIAEADDAERERRRNTMHEPYRTLLGHFRHEIGHWYWDRLVRDAPAHHAFSIVFGDESPDYGEALKRHYKDGAPTDWRQRYVSAYATSHPWEDFAETFAHYLHIVDTLETASEFGIVVHPRHLTHAEQLSTDIDFEPQFAKTVNALIDAWLPLTFAVNSLNRSMGQADFYPFVLSPTVVDKLGFIHDLVHGRIGYEAPTQEPMLQDRRPPADNAS
- a CDS encoding division plane positioning ATPase MipZ, which produces MSKKIRTSMAIDDDHPDLRSAHVIVVANEKGGTGKSTLSIHLTIALLKAGYRVASIDLDTRQRTLTRFLENRQSWASAGGRDIEMPFHHALDRATTADVIENETREFAGFADAITQIEHDYEFVVVDTPASDSYLMRLAHSLADTLVSPMNDSYIDIDVFSRVHHDRARRGMIAHYADLVLDARRKRRQADAGLIDWVLVRNRIASLQSNNARQIAISLGKLAPELLFRTAEGLHDRVIFRELFPIGLTALDPIEAATKTGVLTGSQLAARQEIMSLIETLRLPERVPGMAHLEARHLWFERLSAYYADLAAGRDMQG
- a CDS encoding FAD-dependent monooxygenase; the protein is MRHVVMAGAGIAGLTAALSLARHGTKISVFDRAPELHEAGAGLQLPPNATRVMADLGLLERLRETAVRPDRLRIRRGRDGATIVDLPFGAAAEARYGAPLLVIHRADLQAALLEAVWAHPSITIETGQSVTSFAVDGGTVIANLSSEGHNRSIASDGLIGADGLRSSIRSRLAADRGDDRTYAGRIAWRTLVPAAEAPAFARASATNLWLGSDAHLVHYPVRGGALINVVAIVADRWEGSEAAPSLWTVRGDSARLKKPFAAWSREARDLIEAAPDWRIWPLFDRPPLARWSTGPITLVGDAAHPALPFLAQGAAGAIEDGWALGLAAARHPSDTPATFAAYERLRHAKADRVQRESRRQGSVYHFGAVAGMARDLAMRSMGQRRMLDRYDWLYGKPAADA